A portion of the Drosophila sechellia strain sech25 chromosome 2R, ASM438219v1, whole genome shotgun sequence genome contains these proteins:
- the LOC6615723 gene encoding cell death-inducing p53-target protein 1 isoform X1 encodes MSSFAMVPSTPPPSYEEAMGWTPRISHSTTRLLPENSSSLMICPLCHDEIETTTKIRRRRIAYVASGIVLITTCGMGCWMIPCILDCFNEIHHSCPVCKATLAIVPQQDQSWPT; translated from the coding sequence atgAGTTCCTTCGCCATGGTTCCCAGCACACCTCCTCCTTCGTATGAGGAGGCAATGGGCTGGACGCCACGGATATCACACAGCACCACGCGGCTACTCCCGGAGAATTCTTCATCACTTATGATCTGTCCACTGTGCCACGACGAGATCGAGACGACCACAAAGATCCGGCGCCGAAGGATCGCCTATGTGGCCTCGGGCATAGTGCTAATCACCACCTGCGGCATGGGATGCTGGATGATCCCCTGCATCCTCGACTGCTTTAACGAGATCCATCACTCGTGTCCCGTCTGCAAGGCAACCCTGGCAATCGTTCCTCAGCAGGATCAGAGCTGGCCAACCTAA
- the LOC6615723 gene encoding cell death-inducing p53-target protein 1 isoform X2, with protein sequence MGWTPRISHSTTRLLPENSSSLMICPLCHDEIETTTKIRRRRIAYVASGIVLITTCGMGCWMIPCILDCFNEIHHSCPVCKATLAIVPQQDQSWPT encoded by the coding sequence ATGGGCTGGACGCCACGGATATCACACAGCACCACGCGGCTACTCCCGGAGAATTCTTCATCACTTATGATCTGTCCACTGTGCCACGACGAGATCGAGACGACCACAAAGATCCGGCGCCGAAGGATCGCCTATGTGGCCTCGGGCATAGTGCTAATCACCACCTGCGGCATGGGATGCTGGATGATCCCCTGCATCCTCGACTGCTTTAACGAGATCCATCACTCGTGTCCCGTCTGCAAGGCAACCCTGGCAATCGTTCCTCAGCAGGATCAGAGCTGGCCAACCTAA
- the LOC6615724 gene encoding uncharacterized protein LOC6615724 produces MDAKTLILLAVAIFACHTIAQPHYIEDSEESAEWCPPDNNTDNDHPNRTDHDSALCANFQHIRDMINQEALLNLIEVHYNCDLKFRRAMRYYNTPGFERTTQQLTDTDAYKTVLKELQSESVDTADIETVADIFHCIILPVRQPDRNCDCKAVKHHTFVGDLLAIMPKQEVHNYVAQSQANHTNFGNFTRAVVSKQFQATLKANINKRDVVKPLRTLRKNGWDIPELLRAMLTIFQW; encoded by the exons ATGGACGCGAAGACGTTGATACTGCTGGCCGTGGCCATATTCGCCTGCCACACGATTGCACAGCCACACTACATTGAGGATTCGGAGGAATCAGCGGAATGGTGTCCACCAGACAATAATACCGATAACGACCATCCGAATAGAACCGATCACGACTCCGCCTTGTGCGCTAACTTCCAGCACATTCGCGATATGATCAATCAGGAGGCCCTGCTCAACCTGATCGAGGTGCACTACAACTGTGACCTGAAGTTCCGCCGCGCCATGCGGTACTACAACACCCCCGGATTCGAGAGGACCACCCAGCAGCTCACGGATACGGATGCCTACAAGACTGTTCTCAAGGAACTGCAGTCGGAGAGCGTGGATACCGCCGACATCGAGACCGTGGCGGACATCTTCCACTGCATCATCCTGCCCGTCCGCCAGCCCGACCGCAACTGCGACTGCAAGGCCGTGAAGCACCACACCTTCGTCGGCGACCTGCTCGCCATCATGCCGAAGCAGGAGGTGCACAACTATGTGGCACAGTCCCAGGCGAACCACACCAACTTCGGCAACTTCACCAGGGCGGTGGTCTCCAAGCAATTCCAGGCCACGCTCAAGGCCAACATT AACAAGCGCGACGTGGTGAAGCCACTGCGCACCCTGCGCAAGAACGGCTGGGACATCCCGGAGCTGCTCCGCGCCATGCTGACCATCTTCCAGTGGTGA